A stretch of the Nicotiana tabacum cultivar K326 chromosome 6, ASM71507v2, whole genome shotgun sequence genome encodes the following:
- the LOC107769403 gene encoding GDSL esterase/lipase APG, translating to MGVQTMALIFVALLGFANRLNAQDSTTLVPAIITFGDSAVDVGNNDYIHTLFKANYPPYGRDFVNRQPTGRFCNGKLATDITADTLGFTTYPPAYLSPQASGKNLLIGTNFASAAAGYDDKTAVLNHAIPLSIQMQYYKEYQAKLTKVAGSQKAASILKDALYILSAGSSDFLQNYYINPYINKLYTPDQYGSYLIGIFTSFVKDLHAQGARRIGVTSLPPLGCLPAARTLFGFHESGCVSKINTDAQQFNKKINSAATQLQKQLPGLKIAIFDIFQPLYDLVKSPSDHGFTEANRGCCGTGTVETTSLLCNPKSPGTCSNATQYVFWDSVHPSEAANQVLADSLIIQGINLIG from the exons ATGGGAGTCCAAACAATGGCATTGATCTTTGTGGCGTTATTGGGTTTTGCCAACCGTCTGAATGCTCAAGATTCGACTACCCTTGTTCCGGCAATCATTACATTTGGCGATTCAGCTGTGGATGTTGGGAATAATGACTACATTCACACCCTTTTTAAAGCCAATTATCCCCCTTATGGAAGGGATTTTGTTAATCGTCAACCTACTGGAAGATTCTGCAATGGCAAATTAGCCACTGATATCACTG cTGATACTCTTGGTTTCACCACTTACCCACCTGCATATCTGAGCCCCCAAGCATCAGGCAAGAATCTCCTTATTGGTACTAACTTCGCTTCTGCCGCTGCTGGCTATGATGATAAAACTGCCGTCCTCAAC CATGCAATTCCATTGTCAATACAGATGCAATATTACAAGGAATACCAAGCCAAGCTAACAAAAGTTGCAGGCAGCCAAAAAGCGGCCTCAATCCTAAAGGATGCGCTCTACATATTAAGTGCAGGAAGCAGTGATTTCTTACAGAATTACTACATTAATCCTTATATTAACAAACTCTATACTCCTGATCAGTATGGTTCTTATCTTATCGGCATCTTCACTAGCTTTGTCAAG GATTTGCATGCCCAAGGAGCAAGGAGAATTGGAGTGACTTCACTACCACCATTGGGCTGTCTTCCTGCTGCTAGAACTTTGTTCGGATTTCACGAGAGTGGATGCGTCTCAAAAATCAATACAGATGCCCAACAATTCAACAAAAAGATAAATTCAGCTGCTACACAATTACAAAAACAACTCCCAGGTCTTAAGATTGCTATCTTTGACATTTTCCAGCCCCTATATGACCTCGTCAAATCTCCATCAGACCACG GATTCACGGAAGCAAATAGAGGGTGTTGTGGAACAGGAACAGTGGAAACGACGTCGTTGTTGTGCAACCCAAAGTCACCAGGGACTTGTAGCAATGCAACTCAATATgtgttttgggatagtgtacatCCATCTGAAGCTGCTAACCAAGTCCTAGCTGATTCACTCATCATCCAAGGCATCAACCTTATTGGATAA